One Nitrospirota bacterium DNA segment encodes these proteins:
- a CDS encoding nitrite oxidoreductase, gamma subunit: MRVVQTRNKKVVFGILLSALVVGVMLTLGQVPLAVSQPVTIPVKAIKGPIPMDGANPIWEGVPGVVIPLSGQTITTPMHPNISVKSVFVKAVSNGKELGFRLDWADQTMNNTTIGPQDFRDQAAIQFPVNTSGAPPFQCMGQSGGTVNIWRWNAEWQKDLGKDSAGLWDVDDQYPGIFWDYYFEEPAGGVTYPDRIGRSLGPFNPGIWSGNIMSDPTLRVSSVEDLNANGFSTLTTQSHQDVIGNGVWEPSGSVKGGCCTGPTWRIVVKRALTTSDANDVQFKAGASVPVAFAVWDGTNVERNGMKGISTWFTLKLP, from the coding sequence ATGAGAGTGGTGCAGACACGCAACAAGAAAGTGGTGTTTGGCATTCTTCTCTCGGCGCTGGTCGTGGGCGTCATGTTGACGCTGGGTCAGGTGCCGCTGGCGGTGAGCCAGCCGGTTACGATCCCGGTGAAGGCCATCAAGGGCCCGATCCCCATGGACGGAGCCAATCCCATCTGGGAGGGAGTGCCGGGCGTAGTCATCCCGCTGAGCGGGCAGACGATCACGACGCCGATGCATCCGAACATTTCCGTGAAGTCCGTCTTCGTCAAGGCGGTCTCGAACGGAAAGGAGTTGGGCTTCCGCCTGGATTGGGCGGACCAGACCATGAACAATACGACGATCGGGCCGCAGGACTTCCGCGATCAGGCCGCGATCCAGTTCCCGGTGAATACCTCCGGGGCGCCGCCGTTCCAGTGCATGGGGCAGTCCGGCGGGACCGTCAACATTTGGCGGTGGAATGCGGAGTGGCAGAAGGACCTGGGCAAGGACAGCGCCGGGCTGTGGGACGTGGACGACCAGTACCCGGGCATCTTCTGGGATTACTATTTTGAAGAGCCGGCGGGCGGCGTGACCTATCCGGATCGGATCGGCCGCAGCCTTGGGCCCTTCAATCCGGGCATCTGGTCCGGCAACATTATGTCCGATCCGACGCTGCGCGTGAGCTCCGTGGAAGACCTCAATGCCAACGGGTTCAGCACCTTGACCACTCAATCCCACCAGGATGTGATTGGCAACGGCGTGTGGGAGCCGTCCGGTTCCGTCAAGGGCGGCTGCTGCACGGGCCCGACGTGGCGGATCGTGGTGAAGCGCGCGTTGACCACCAGCGATGCGAACGACGTCCAGTTCAAGGCCGGTGCCTCGGTCCCCGTGGCTTTTGCGGTCTGGGACGGCACCAACGTCGAGCGGAACGGCATGAAGGGCATCTCAACCTGGTTTACGCTGAAGTTGCCCTGA
- a CDS encoding radical SAM protein: MKISLLFPPTWHPSQPYLSLPSLTGFLTKAGVKNVRQRDLGIEVLDAVLTQEYGAEIYQRLVDKVKRLEQERTGEAGPGSAEHYTRLVESLDRFPYLIDAIEPAKESLRGEEFYDIERYRECLFLIDKWLELVSTLYFPTRLTVVDNQFSTYSIYSSKDLLKAIRDEEQNPYLSLFRDRFLQSILVDQPDLVGVSITATSQIIPGLTLCRLIKEANPNLHLTIGGSIFTRLVDNLRRCPWLFDLTDDFIVFEGETALLELVNQLDGKRDFSKVPNLIHRQNGKITVNQPFYSENINELPAPNYDGFPLGRYLSPSTVLPVQFSRGCYYKDCAFCALTLDHQNFRQRDPGKTVDDLQWLSARYNTQYFFFTDECFALSPTKRLCQQMIDRRVNFSWTCEMRFEKNLSRELLTQMRDAGCLKIVFGLESFNQRVMDFMKKGIAQASVRRITEDCLDLGIAIHCYIIAGFPTETEAEAMETANFVVHNERLNQSYGFSCQPCLFDLEKEAPIMSDPGSYGIQRIMRPASEDLSLGFFYEVKEGMTPEQAERVYQEIYGKISEVVCELPFNYSMADGLLYIAREKAKVQRVPLPAGS; encoded by the coding sequence GTGAAGATATCCCTGTTATTTCCACCAACCTGGCATCCGTCGCAGCCCTATTTGAGCCTTCCTTCTTTGACGGGGTTCTTGACCAAGGCCGGAGTCAAAAACGTCCGGCAGCGAGACCTCGGAATCGAGGTACTGGACGCCGTTCTGACGCAGGAGTATGGGGCGGAAATCTACCAGCGGCTCGTTGACAAGGTGAAGAGGCTGGAGCAAGAGCGGACGGGGGAGGCAGGGCCTGGGAGTGCGGAACACTACACGCGCCTGGTCGAGTCCTTGGACCGTTTTCCATACCTGATCGACGCGATCGAGCCGGCCAAGGAGTCACTGCGGGGAGAAGAGTTTTATGACATCGAGCGATACCGCGAGTGTCTTTTCCTGATCGACAAGTGGTTGGAGCTCGTGTCCACGCTCTATTTTCCGACCCGGCTGACGGTAGTCGACAATCAGTTCAGCACATACTCCATCTACTCGTCCAAGGACCTGCTCAAGGCCATCCGTGACGAAGAGCAAAACCCCTATCTGAGTCTGTTCCGCGACCGTTTCCTCCAGTCAATCCTGGTGGATCAGCCTGACCTGGTGGGGGTTTCGATCACGGCCACGAGCCAGATCATTCCAGGCCTGACCCTCTGCCGCCTTATCAAGGAAGCCAACCCGAACCTGCATCTGACGATCGGCGGCAGTATCTTCACCAGGCTGGTCGATAATCTGCGCCGGTGTCCGTGGTTGTTCGATCTGACCGACGACTTCATTGTCTTTGAAGGCGAAACGGCTCTGTTGGAGTTGGTCAATCAGCTTGATGGGAAGCGGGATTTTAGCAAGGTTCCGAACCTGATCCATCGCCAGAACGGCAAGATTACGGTCAACCAGCCGTTCTACTCTGAGAATATCAACGAGCTGCCGGCTCCGAACTACGATGGCTTTCCGCTAGGGCGGTACCTGTCTCCCAGCACGGTCCTGCCGGTGCAGTTCTCCCGAGGCTGTTACTATAAAGACTGCGCGTTTTGTGCGCTCACACTCGACCACCAAAACTTCCGCCAGCGGGACCCAGGCAAGACCGTCGACGACTTGCAGTGGCTCTCGGCTCGCTACAACACGCAGTATTTTTTCTTCACCGACGAATGTTTTGCCCTGTCGCCGACCAAACGCCTCTGTCAGCAGATGATCGACCGCCGCGTGAATTTCTCATGGACCTGCGAGATGCGATTCGAAAAAAATCTGTCGCGCGAGCTGTTGACGCAGATGCGCGATGCGGGTTGCCTCAAGATTGTCTTCGGACTCGAATCCTTCAATCAACGGGTAATGGATTTTATGAAAAAGGGGATTGCCCAGGCGAGCGTCCGGCGCATTACGGAGGACTGTCTCGATCTGGGGATCGCCATCCATTGCTATATCATCGCGGGCTTTCCGACCGAAACCGAGGCGGAGGCGATGGAAACGGCCAACTTTGTCGTTCACAACGAACGTCTTAACCAATCGTATGGGTTTTCCTGCCAGCCGTGCCTGTTTGATCTTGAAAAAGAAGCGCCTATCATGAGCGACCCAGGCAGTTACGGGATTCAGCGCATCATGCGGCCGGCCTCGGAGGACCTCAGCCTTGGGTTTTTCTATGAAGTCAAGGAAGGCATGACGCCGGAACAGGCCGAACGGGTCTACCAGGAGATTTACGGGAAGATCAGCGAGGTTGTCTGCGAGTTGCCGTTTAATTATTCGATGGCGGACGGTCTCCTCTACATTGCCCGGGAAAAGGCCAAAGTTCAGCGCGTTCCCTTGCCTGCCGGTTCCTAA
- a CDS encoding tetratricopeptide repeat protein, which produces MSEQDPTKATETGGAAVEQPEPQLTPDEEIAELEKLLGEEPDDFQARCRLGELYFSKGRMDDALTEVKKSIEMAEVLREEMNRSLAMYYSNLGTIYATKNMVDEAEAQFKKALAVHAYDVLALFNLGRVYCEKRQFMEAKSYYERLVEVTPDDPIAWYNLGSVYVELDNPAVSDYNTIDMAMQCYLRTLELDPQHLDASFKLMDIALNHKKTDLAIKVMEDAVEHNPDEPLVYYNLISAYEKCKMFEQAEQARQKLKDRFAKRTKETGKG; this is translated from the coding sequence ATGAGTGAACAGGATCCCACGAAGGCGACGGAAACCGGCGGTGCGGCAGTTGAACAACCGGAACCGCAATTGACCCCCGATGAGGAGATTGCCGAGCTTGAGAAACTGCTTGGCGAGGAGCCGGATGATTTCCAGGCCCGCTGTCGTCTCGGGGAGCTGTACTTCAGCAAGGGTCGGATGGACGACGCTCTCACCGAGGTCAAGAAGTCCATTGAAATGGCCGAAGTGCTCAGGGAGGAAATGAACCGCTCGCTGGCCATGTACTACTCGAATCTCGGCACGATCTATGCGACCAAGAACATGGTCGACGAAGCGGAGGCGCAATTCAAGAAGGCGCTGGCGGTCCATGCCTACGATGTCCTCGCGCTGTTCAATCTCGGTCGTGTGTATTGCGAGAAGCGGCAGTTTATGGAGGCGAAGTCTTATTATGAACGGCTGGTCGAGGTCACGCCCGACGATCCCATCGCCTGGTACAATCTCGGCAGCGTCTATGTGGAGCTGGATAATCCGGCGGTGTCGGATTACAACACCATTGATATGGCGATGCAGTGCTACCTGCGGACCCTCGAACTCGACCCGCAGCACTTGGACGCCAGCTTCAAGCTCATGGACATCGCCCTGAACCACAAGAAGACCGACTTGGCCATCAAGGTGATGGAAGATGCCGTGGAACACAACCCCGACGAACCGCTCGTCTACTATAACCTGATCAGCGCCTATGAAAAGTGCAAGATGTTCGAACAGGCGGAGCAAGCCAGGCAAAAGCTCAAGGATCGCTTTGCCAAGCGGACGAAAGAAACGGGGAAGGGCTAA
- the tatA gene encoding twin-arginine translocase TatA/TatE family subunit: MFGSLGFTELILILVIVLIIFGAGKLPQLGEGLGKAIKGFKKSVHEADAIEAEAQAQAQMTEQAQGQAPQIPAPGAGAVSPSPAAAPEQPAASTPPSSKA, translated from the coding sequence ATGTTTGGGAGCCTTGGGTTCACCGAGTTAATTTTGATTCTGGTCATTGTGCTGATTATTTTCGGCGCGGGCAAGTTGCCGCAGCTCGGAGAGGGGCTGGGTAAGGCGATCAAGGGGTTCAAGAAATCCGTCCACGAAGCGGACGCCATCGAAGCGGAAGCCCAGGCGCAAGCGCAGATGACCGAGCAGGCGCAAGGCCAGGCTCCGCAGATTCCGGCGCCTGGCGCGGGGGCTGTTTCCCCGTCCCCGGCTGCTGCGCCGGAGCAGCCTGCCGCGTCTACGCCGCCGTCTTCAAAGGCCTAG